One window of the Candidatus Microbacterium colombiense genome contains the following:
- the kynU gene encoding kynureninase: MTTPTTDRPAVDRDTCVALDEADPLAAFRARFSLPDGVVYLDGNSLGALPRGTAAHVQRVITEEWGTGLIRSWNDAGWFTKPQTVGDRLAPLIGAAPGEVVLGDSTSSSLFQAATAAARLRPGRRVIVAERGNFPTDLYVLESVQELFGAGDPLERRLIADEGPTLDDVLDDDVAIVVLTHVDYRTGRMHDMAEVTRKVHAVGAIVVWDLCHSVGAVPVDLNGADADFAVGCTYKYINGGPGSPSFIWVAERHQGDARPAVTGWHGHAAPFDFAIGYAPAPGIERFRVGTPQLLSMSALEASLDIWADVDLVQVRQKSLRLTELFISLVDARLTPRWGVEVVTPRESARRGSQVSLRVGSGYEIMQALIARGVIGDFRAPDLIRFGFTPLYTSYADVWDAIDALEDVLDSGEWREPRFARRGTVT, translated from the coding sequence ATGACCACCCCCACGACCGACCGCCCCGCCGTGGATCGCGACACCTGCGTCGCGCTCGACGAGGCCGATCCCCTTGCGGCCTTCCGCGCGCGCTTCTCCCTCCCCGACGGCGTCGTGTACCTCGACGGCAACTCCCTCGGGGCCCTTCCCCGCGGCACCGCCGCGCACGTGCAGCGCGTGATCACCGAGGAGTGGGGCACCGGCCTCATCCGCAGCTGGAACGATGCCGGGTGGTTCACGAAGCCGCAGACCGTCGGCGACCGGCTCGCTCCGCTCATCGGCGCCGCTCCCGGCGAGGTCGTGCTCGGCGATTCGACGTCGTCGAGCCTCTTCCAGGCCGCGACGGCCGCTGCCCGCCTGCGCCCCGGTCGCCGGGTGATCGTGGCCGAGCGCGGCAACTTCCCCACCGATCTCTACGTGCTCGAGAGCGTGCAGGAGCTGTTTGGCGCAGGGGATCCGCTCGAACGCCGACTGATCGCCGACGAAGGTCCGACACTCGACGACGTGCTCGATGACGATGTGGCGATCGTCGTGCTCACCCATGTCGACTACCGCACCGGTCGGATGCACGACATGGCCGAGGTCACGCGCAAGGTGCACGCGGTCGGGGCGATCGTCGTGTGGGACCTGTGCCACAGCGTCGGCGCAGTACCCGTCGACCTGAACGGCGCGGATGCCGACTTCGCGGTCGGATGCACCTACAAGTACATCAACGGCGGGCCCGGCTCGCCCTCGTTCATCTGGGTGGCCGAGAGGCATCAGGGCGACGCTCGTCCCGCCGTCACCGGCTGGCACGGGCACGCCGCCCCGTTCGACTTCGCGATCGGCTACGCCCCCGCGCCCGGCATCGAGCGGTTCCGCGTCGGCACCCCGCAGCTGCTGTCGATGTCGGCGCTCGAGGCCAGCCTCGACATCTGGGCCGACGTCGACCTCGTCCAGGTGCGCCAGAAGAGCCTGCGCCTCACCGAGCTCTTCATCTCACTCGTCGACGCACGCCTGACCCCGCGGTGGGGCGTCGAGGTCGTCACGCCCCGCGAATCCGCACGACGCGGCAGTCAGGTGTCGCTCCGCGTGGGCAGCGGCTACGAGATCATGCAGGCACTCATCGCCCGCGGCGTCATCGGAGACTTCCGCGCACCCGATCTCATCCGGTTCGGCTTCACGCCGCTCTACACCTCGTACGCCGACGTGTGGGATGCGATCGACGCGCTCGAAGACGTGCTCGACAGCGGCGAGTGGCGCG